One segment of Pontibacter akesuensis DNA contains the following:
- a CDS encoding response regulator, with product MADKKTIVILIADDDAEDRMMVKDALEESRLKNNIHFVENGEDLMDYLHHRGNFTDKAKFPTPGLILLDLNMPKKDGREALKEIKSDEYLRLIPVVVLTTSKAEEDILRTYDLGVSSFITKPVTFASLVDVMKTLSKYWFEIVELPKL from the coding sequence ATGGCCGATAAAAAAACAATTGTTATTCTGATTGCCGACGATGATGCCGAAGACCGCATGATGGTGAAGGATGCCCTGGAGGAAAGCCGCCTGAAAAACAACATCCACTTTGTAGAGAACGGCGAGGACCTGATGGACTACCTCCATCACCGGGGGAACTTTACGGATAAGGCAAAGTTTCCAACACCGGGCCTTATTCTGCTCGACCTCAACATGCCGAAGAAAGATGGCCGCGAAGCTTTGAAGGAAATTAAATCGGATGAGTACCTGCGCCTGATTCCGGTAGTCGTGCTCACCACCTCCAAAGCCGAAGAAGATATTCTGCGTACTTACGATCTGGGTGTCAGCTCCTTTATAACAAAACCCGTTACGTTCGCCTCGCTCGTGGATGTGATGAAAACCCTGAGCAAGTACTGGTTTGAGATAGTGGAGTTGCCGAAGCTATAA
- a CDS encoding sensor histidine kinase, protein MEEPLHTHQDQIDSRTRLKAIIDTAIDGIITIDTRGIVETMNPAAGNIFGYAPEEVIGQNISMLMPEPDHSNHDKYIQNYLETGYAQIIGKGREVLGKKKDGSVFPFLLSISEVRLPDRLIFTGIVHDISELKKAENALRESENKINSIIQGAVDGIITINQRGIIEMVNPAAAKQFGYSADELLGQSINLLMPEPDKSLHDGYMHDYEVTGKRRIIGIGREVTGLRKDGTIFPFYLSISEVELSGRKVYTGFVHDITVQKLNEERLRRYAAELERSNRELQDFAYVSSHDLQEPLRKIQAFGDRLMTKEYDNLSEQGKDYVNRMLNAASRMQNLINDLLGFSRVTAKSKAFVMVSLDDILSEVISDLEVSIEHTGAEIIRSPLPNIEAEPTQMRQLFQNLISNAIKFRKAEESPIINVYAKSLQRKAHLTATPGDEVVEIYVEDNGIGFDEKYLDRIFNIFQRLEGQKYEGSGIGLAVCRKIAIRHGGDITASSQPGVGTRFIITLARKHPEE, encoded by the coding sequence TTGGAAGAACCTTTGCATACCCATCAGGACCAGATAGACAGCCGCACCCGTTTAAAGGCGATCATTGACACGGCGATCGACGGCATCATCACCATCGACACCCGTGGCATTGTGGAAACAATGAACCCTGCTGCGGGGAATATCTTTGGCTATGCGCCCGAGGAGGTGATTGGCCAGAACATCAGTATGCTGATGCCTGAGCCCGACCACAGCAACCACGACAAGTACATCCAGAATTACCTAGAGACCGGATATGCCCAGATAATTGGGAAGGGGCGCGAGGTGCTGGGCAAGAAGAAAGATGGAAGCGTATTCCCTTTTCTGCTAAGTATAAGTGAGGTGCGCCTGCCCGACAGGCTAATCTTTACAGGCATTGTGCACGATATCTCGGAGTTGAAGAAGGCTGAAAACGCCCTGCGCGAGAGCGAGAACAAAATCAATTCCATCATACAGGGAGCGGTTGACGGTATCATCACGATCAACCAGCGCGGCATCATCGAAATGGTGAACCCCGCCGCCGCGAAACAGTTTGGCTACAGCGCCGATGAGCTCTTGGGGCAGTCCATTAACCTGCTCATGCCCGAGCCGGACAAAAGCCTGCACGACGGCTACATGCACGACTACGAGGTAACCGGCAAGCGCCGCATCATCGGAATTGGCAGAGAAGTAACAGGTCTTCGGAAAGACGGCACCATCTTTCCTTTCTATTTAAGTATAAGTGAGGTGGAATTGAGTGGCCGCAAAGTATATACTGGTTTCGTGCACGACATTACGGTGCAGAAACTGAACGAGGAGCGCCTGCGCCGTTACGCCGCCGAACTGGAGCGCAGCAACAGGGAGCTGCAGGATTTCGCCTACGTTTCCTCCCACGATTTGCAGGAGCCTTTGCGGAAAATTCAGGCATTCGGCGACCGCCTGATGACGAAGGAGTATGACAACCTGAGCGAACAGGGCAAGGATTATGTAAACCGCATGCTCAATGCCGCCTCCCGCATGCAGAACCTCATCAACGACCTGCTGGGCTTTTCCAGGGTTACCGCCAAATCAAAGGCTTTTGTGATGGTGAGTTTGGACGACATACTTTCGGAGGTGATTTCGGACCTGGAAGTAAGTATAGAACACACCGGCGCGGAGATTATCCGTTCGCCTTTGCCAAACATAGAGGCAGAGCCGACCCAGATGCGGCAGCTGTTTCAGAACCTGATCAGCAATGCCATCAAGTTCCGCAAAGCCGAGGAGAGCCCGATCATCAACGTATATGCCAAAAGCCTGCAGCGCAAGGCCCACCTCACTGCCACACCCGGCGATGAGGTGGTGGAGATATACGTGGAGGACAACGGCATCGGCTTCGATGAAAAGTACCTGGACCGTATCTTCAACATTTTTCAGCGGCTAGAGGGGCAGAAGTATGAAGGCTCAGGTATTGGCTTGGCGGTATGCCGTAAAATTGCCATCCGACATGGCGGCGATATTACCGCCAGCAGCCAGCCCGGTGTAGGCACCCGCTTTATCATCACACTCGCACGTAAACACCCAGAGGAGTAG
- a CDS encoding universal stress protein, which translates to MKNILVATDFSDNARNSAIYAARLACCAGCRLILLHTYSMADVVAENEDSKPCIEKRRQAKMDELAHELHDHYGVSVTRLLKPGFSADEIPSLARRVKADVVVLAFSSLQQLQSGETTTTLLATGMPALLFVPPLAVFTQAAGMAFGQEQYGTRIAENSLLPKLKKVYGTGSFLQPHQPIAAVGESSIRNDVAIVSTAAPVKNPFIAQLQPHQLLVLFAVAATSIGSGAMDFLSDESNLSHPILVLRG; encoded by the coding sequence ATGAAAAACATACTGGTAGCAACAGATTTTTCGGACAACGCGCGCAATTCAGCCATATATGCTGCAAGGCTGGCGTGCTGTGCCGGCTGCCGCCTAATCCTGCTGCATACGTACAGCATGGCAGACGTGGTCGCAGAAAATGAGGACAGTAAACCCTGCATTGAAAAGCGGCGGCAGGCAAAGATGGATGAACTGGCACATGAACTGCACGACCACTATGGGGTGTCTGTTACACGCTTGCTGAAGCCGGGCTTCTCGGCCGATGAAATCCCCTCGCTTGCCCGCCGGGTGAAGGCGGATGTGGTGGTGCTGGCCTTTTCCTCGTTGCAGCAATTGCAAAGCGGGGAGACAACAACAACTTTACTTGCCACAGGAATGCCCGCCCTGCTTTTCGTTCCACCGCTGGCTGTTTTCACGCAAGCAGCGGGCATGGCATTCGGGCAGGAACAGTATGGCACACGTATAGCGGAAAACTCCCTGTTGCCAAAGCTAAAGAAAGTATACGGCACGGGCAGCTTTCTGCAGCCGCATCAGCCTATCGCCGCCGTAGGAGAATCATCAATTAGGAATGACGTAGCAATTGTAAGCACAGCAGCGCCAGTTAAAAATCCCTTCATAGCACAACTTCAGCCACACCAACTGCTGGTGCTTTTCGCTGTTGCTGCAACAAGTATAGGCAGCGGAGCGATGGATTTCTTATCAGATGAATCGAACCTGTCGCACCCTATACTTGTGTTGCGAGGCTAA